Proteins found in one Rhinolophus ferrumequinum isolate MPI-CBG mRhiFer1 chromosome 9, mRhiFer1_v1.p, whole genome shotgun sequence genomic segment:
- the LOC117027440 gene encoding cytochrome c oxidase subunit 6C-like encodes MSSSALGKPQMRGLLAKRLRFHIVGAVLVSLGVAAFYKFAVAEPRKKAYADFYRNYDSMKDFEEMRKAGIFQSAK; translated from the coding sequence ATGTCTTCCAGTGCTTTGGGGAAACCTCAGATGCGTGGCCTTTTGGCCAAGCGTCTGCGATTTCATATTGTTGGAGCAGTCCTTGTTTCTCTGGGGGTTGCAGCTTTCTATAAGTTTGCTGTGGCTGAACCAAGGAAGAAGGCATATGCAGATTTCTACAGAAATTATGATTCCATGAAAGATTTtgaggagatgaggaaggctggTATCTTTCAGAGTGCAAAGTGA